A window of the Phycicoccus sp. M110.8 genome harbors these coding sequences:
- a CDS encoding ABC transporter substrate-binding protein, whose translation MQFSPRANFALETDDAFVLSQVGCLETLVRYDSQAGKLEPSLATEWKQTSPQQWDFTLRPGVTFQNGTKLTAQVVVDDLTRALKVETPAKAFKPAFISSVTAPDDKTVRITTPSPSPLIPARLSSVNTGILAPEAFKGTGVNPIGMCTGPFKPTSYTPGQTMSLVRNDSYWGPKAAISSVTAKFVPDGATRATQVRTGESDIAMGIPAASLTDLTADKSVVVSKAESTRTNALYFNVSKAPFNNKALRQAIQSAIDTSSIASQVYDGTAQPAIGPFSANQPWSPKGDPVKQDLAKAKSLLAASGVDPKKRTFTLLAYTDQPEFADLATVIQSDLAKIGITVKVKSTSYAAIEPDLLSGNYDMSLLSRNYTIDIPDPIGALTADYTCKGTYNISHYCDAQVDQELAGAATMDKAESRYAVYAKVAQKLQDDAVTVYLVHPQTITATRSTVKNFQNDPLSRVAITSALALGK comes from the coding sequence ATGCAGTTCAGCCCGCGGGCCAACTTCGCCCTCGAGACGGACGATGCATTCGTCCTCAGCCAGGTCGGGTGCCTGGAGACGCTGGTTCGCTACGACAGCCAGGCGGGCAAGCTGGAGCCGTCCTTGGCGACGGAGTGGAAGCAGACCTCGCCCCAGCAGTGGGACTTCACCCTCCGGCCTGGAGTCACCTTCCAGAACGGCACCAAGCTCACCGCGCAGGTGGTCGTCGACGACCTCACCCGCGCGCTCAAGGTCGAGACCCCCGCGAAGGCGTTCAAGCCGGCTTTCATCTCCTCCGTGACGGCACCCGACGACAAGACGGTCCGCATCACGACCCCCAGCCCGAGCCCCCTCATCCCAGCCCGCTTGTCGAGTGTGAACACCGGGATCCTCGCCCCCGAGGCGTTCAAGGGCACTGGGGTCAACCCCATCGGCATGTGCACAGGCCCGTTCAAGCCCACCTCGTACACCCCCGGACAGACCATGTCGCTGGTCCGCAACGACAGCTACTGGGGCCCCAAGGCCGCGATTTCCTCGGTGACCGCCAAGTTCGTCCCTGACGGCGCCACGCGGGCCACGCAGGTCCGCACGGGTGAGTCCGACATCGCCATGGGCATCCCCGCCGCCAGCCTGACGGACCTGACGGCCGACAAGAGCGTGGTGGTGAGCAAGGCGGAGTCCACCCGGACGAACGCGTTGTACTTCAACGTGTCCAAGGCGCCCTTCAACAACAAGGCACTGCGTCAGGCCATCCAGTCCGCGATCGACACGTCGAGCATCGCCTCCCAGGTCTACGACGGGACAGCCCAGCCGGCGATCGGTCCCTTCTCGGCCAACCAGCCCTGGTCGCCCAAGGGAGACCCGGTGAAGCAGGACCTCGCGAAGGCGAAGTCCCTCCTGGCCGCGTCGGGGGTGGACCCCAAGAAGCGCACCTTCACGCTGCTCGCCTACACGGACCAGCCGGAGTTCGCCGACCTCGCGACCGTCATCCAGTCCGACCTGGCGAAGATCGGCATCACCGTGAAGGTGAAGTCCACGAGCTACGCCGCCATCGAGCCCGATCTTCTTTCCGGCAACTACGACATGAGCCTGCTGTCGCGGAACTACACCATCGACATCCCGGACCCGATCGGTGCCCTCACGGCCGACTACACCTGCAAGGGGACCTACAACATCAGCCACTACTGCGACGCGCAGGTCGACCAGGAACTGGCAGGCGCCGCGACCATGGACAAGGCGGAGAGCCGGTATGCCGTCTACGCCAAGGTCGCGCAGAAGCTGCAGGACGACGCCGTGACGGTCTACCTCGTGCACCCGCAGACGATCACGGCGACCCGCAGCACCGTGAAGAACTTCCAGAACGACCCCCTCTCACGGGTGGCCATCACCTCGGCCCTTGCCCTGGGCAAGTGA
- a CDS encoding GNAT family N-acetyltransferase — MSQQTSVGYQVTELRPEDVEQAREVMFRSIAEDFGSDYDPVVHADIDDLEGWYSKPQGPFMLVVRDDATGRVIATGGIRGGELKEGRSPQHLVDRYRDRRTGQVVRVYVLREERRRGIARALVGAILDRARSEGHYDRIVLHTYLHSPGAVAFWTSTGAVLVEDDTEGVSNAMFYEFDSSPVAAP, encoded by the coding sequence ATGAGCCAGCAGACGAGCGTCGGTTACCAGGTCACCGAGCTGCGCCCGGAGGACGTGGAGCAGGCACGCGAGGTCATGTTCCGGTCGATCGCCGAGGACTTCGGGTCCGACTACGACCCGGTGGTGCACGCGGACATCGACGACCTCGAGGGTTGGTACTCGAAGCCGCAGGGGCCCTTCATGCTGGTCGTCCGGGACGACGCCACGGGGCGCGTGATCGCGACCGGCGGCATCCGCGGAGGCGAGCTCAAGGAAGGGCGGAGCCCGCAGCACCTCGTGGACCGCTACCGCGACCGACGGACCGGACAGGTCGTGCGGGTGTATGTCCTGCGCGAGGAACGGCGTCGCGGGATCGCTCGAGCGCTGGTGGGCGCGATCCTGGACCGGGCGCGGTCGGAGGGGCACTACGACCGCATCGTCCTGCACACCTACCTCCACTCGCCCGGGGCCGTCGCCTTCTGGACGTCGACGGGTGCCGTCCTCGTCGAGGACGACACCGAGGGGGTCTCGAACGCGATGTTCTACGAGTTCGACAGCTCCCCAGTCGCAGCACCCTGA
- a CDS encoding NAD-dependent succinate-semialdehyde dehydrogenase has translation MTELSERPRVSPRLVGSLPTGFLAATWQQPAEGRTFGVTDPATGEVVAQVADCDPQDAMTALDAACAVAPSWTRTSPRHRADVLHRVYSLMHERREHLAGLITLEVGKTLTEARGEVDYAADYVRWYAEEAVRPAGRSTTAPNGEYQILTVAEPVGPCLLITPWNVPLAMATRKAAPALAAGCTAVLKPSELTPLSSIAFAQLVLDAGAPPGALTLVTTVSAGPLCAQVMADERLRKVSFTGSTAVGRTLLSHAGARVLRTSMELGGNAPFIVFDDADLEVAVEQAVIAKMRLGGQSCVAANRFLVQDGIAGRFATALGERLAAYRLGPGDADGVGLGPLVDDRAVDKATRLRDDALARGATLVAQAQMPEPQVASRGSYFAPVVLDLVPPDAAITHEEVFAPVAAITRFRTEDEAVALANDTEHGLVSYLFTQDLTRASRVTGLLQSGMVGINRGLVSDVAAPFGGIKQSGLGREGGPEGITEYQQLKYVAAPGLRT, from the coding sequence ATGACCGAGCTGAGCGAACGTCCTAGGGTGTCGCCGCGTCTCGTGGGGAGTCTCCCCACGGGGTTCCTCGCAGCGACGTGGCAGCAACCGGCGGAGGGTCGGACCTTCGGCGTCACGGACCCGGCCACGGGCGAGGTCGTCGCGCAGGTCGCCGACTGCGACCCACAGGACGCGATGACGGCCCTCGACGCGGCCTGCGCGGTCGCGCCCTCCTGGACGAGGACATCTCCTCGACACCGGGCCGACGTCCTGCACCGCGTCTACTCGCTCATGCACGAGCGTCGTGAACACCTCGCAGGGCTGATCACCCTGGAGGTCGGCAAGACGCTGACCGAGGCGCGCGGCGAGGTCGACTACGCCGCGGACTACGTGCGCTGGTACGCCGAGGAGGCCGTGCGCCCGGCTGGTCGCTCCACCACCGCCCCCAACGGCGAGTACCAGATCCTCACCGTCGCCGAGCCCGTCGGGCCGTGCCTGCTGATCACACCCTGGAACGTCCCCCTCGCCATGGCCACGCGCAAGGCCGCGCCCGCCCTGGCCGCGGGGTGCACGGCCGTGTTGAAGCCGTCCGAGCTCACTCCCCTGTCCTCCATCGCCTTCGCCCAGCTCGTGCTGGACGCGGGTGCGCCTCCCGGGGCGCTCACCCTCGTCACCACGGTGTCGGCAGGGCCGTTGTGCGCCCAGGTCATGGCTGACGAGCGGCTGCGCAAGGTCTCCTTCACGGGCTCCACAGCCGTGGGCCGGACATTGCTGTCCCACGCGGGGGCGCGCGTGCTGCGGACCTCGATGGAGCTGGGAGGCAACGCCCCCTTCATCGTCTTCGACGACGCGGACCTCGAGGTCGCGGTGGAGCAGGCGGTCATCGCCAAGATGCGCCTGGGGGGACAGTCCTGCGTCGCGGCAAACCGCTTCCTCGTCCAGGACGGCATCGCTGGGCGGTTCGCCACCGCGCTCGGCGAGCGCCTGGCGGCATACCGGCTCGGACCCGGCGACGCCGACGGCGTGGGCTTGGGCCCTCTGGTGGACGACCGGGCCGTCGACAAGGCGACCAGGCTCCGGGATGACGCACTGGCCCGGGGCGCCACGCTCGTCGCGCAGGCGCAGATGCCTGAGCCCCAGGTGGCCTCCCGGGGCAGCTACTTCGCTCCCGTCGTCCTCGACCTGGTGCCCCCTGACGCTGCCATCACGCACGAGGAGGTGTTCGCCCCCGTCGCGGCGATCACCCGGTTCCGGACCGAAGATGAAGCCGTCGCCCTGGCCAACGACACGGAGCACGGCCTCGTCTCCTACCTGTTCACGCAGGACCTGACGCGCGCGAGCCGGGTGACCGGCCTGCTGCAGAGCGGCATGGTCGGCATCAACCGCGGTCTGGTCTCGGACGTCGCCGCGCCGTTCGGTGGCATCAAGCAGTCGGGTCTCGGCCGTGAAGGCGGACCCGAGGGGATCACCGAGTACCAGCAGCTCAAGTACGTGGCCGCTCCGGGACTGCGCACCTGA
- a CDS encoding haloacid dehalogenase type II → MDLNGFEPKYITFDCYGTLTNYQMEAAVRPLVADVVPEEHTAVFLKDFRAYRIDEVLGAYKPYRQVLRDSWQRACNRWRLQYRSSDVDAIVEAVGSWGPHDDVPEPLARLAEKYPLVILSNADDAMLEGNVEKLGVDFHRVFTAEQARAYKPRYAAFEYMLDQLGCGRDEILHVSSHIWYDIIPCNELRIEHKVYVNRGYDPSTPYYGYAETEDLAGVPKLLGL, encoded by the coding sequence ATGGACCTCAACGGATTCGAACCGAAGTACATCACCTTCGACTGCTACGGCACGTTGACCAACTACCAGATGGAGGCGGCCGTCCGCCCCCTCGTCGCCGACGTCGTGCCCGAGGAGCACACCGCGGTCTTCCTCAAGGACTTCAGGGCGTACCGCATCGACGAGGTGCTGGGTGCCTACAAGCCCTACCGGCAGGTCCTTCGGGACTCCTGGCAGCGTGCCTGCAACCGTTGGCGCCTGCAGTACCGGTCGAGCGACGTCGACGCCATCGTCGAGGCCGTTGGCTCGTGGGGCCCGCACGATGACGTCCCGGAACCGTTGGCCCGGCTCGCGGAGAAGTACCCGCTGGTGATCCTCTCGAACGCCGACGACGCGATGCTGGAGGGGAACGTGGAGAAGCTCGGAGTCGACTTCCACCGCGTGTTCACGGCGGAGCAGGCCCGTGCGTACAAGCCGCGGTACGCGGCCTTCGAGTACATGCTCGACCAGCTCGGGTGTGGAAGGGACGAGATCCTCCACGTCTCCTCGCACATCTGGTACGACATCATCCCCTGCAACGAGCTGCGCATCGAGCACAAGGTCTACGTGAACCGCGGCTACGACCCCTCGACCCCGTACTACGGCTACGCGGAGACAGAGGACCTGGCGGGCGTCCCGAAGCTGCTGGGACTGTAG
- a CDS encoding VIT1/CCC1 transporter family protein produces MTSVAAERPHHVDHHRDVTGGWLRAGVFGAMDGLISNFALISGVVGGGAPSKVVVLTGVAGLSAGALSMAVGEFISVASQSEATMAEIEKERRELHRHPGQEAAELAQVYESYGVEPELAQAVATQIAKDPEVALRVHVREEMGVDADDLPSPWTAALASFICFSVGALIPLIPFLLGASTIVVAAILSAVGLFTSGAVVSRLTVRSPFYGGVRQLLLGIFAAAATYGIGSLVGTSL; encoded by the coding sequence ATGACATCTGTCGCCGCGGAACGTCCGCACCACGTCGACCACCACCGCGACGTCACCGGAGGGTGGCTGCGCGCGGGTGTGTTCGGGGCCATGGACGGCCTCATCTCGAACTTCGCCCTCATCTCCGGCGTCGTGGGGGGCGGCGCACCATCCAAGGTGGTCGTGCTGACCGGCGTCGCCGGCCTGTCCGCCGGGGCCCTCTCCATGGCGGTCGGCGAGTTCATCTCCGTGGCGTCGCAGAGCGAGGCGACCATGGCCGAGATCGAGAAGGAGCGGCGGGAGCTGCACCGCCACCCCGGCCAGGAAGCAGCAGAGCTGGCCCAGGTGTACGAGTCGTACGGCGTGGAACCGGAACTGGCCCAGGCCGTCGCCACCCAGATCGCCAAGGACCCCGAGGTGGCCCTGCGCGTCCACGTGCGCGAGGAGATGGGCGTGGACGCGGACGACCTCCCGTCGCCCTGGACCGCCGCGCTCGCGTCCTTCATCTGCTTCTCGGTGGGCGCCCTCATCCCCCTCATCCCGTTCCTGTTGGGCGCAAGCACGATCGTCGTCGCGGCGATCCTGAGCGCGGTCGGCCTGTTCACATCCGGGGCCGTCGTCTCCCGCCTGACCGTGCGCTCCCCGTTCTACGGGGGCGTGCGGCAGCTGTTGCTCGGCATCTTCGCGGCCGCCGCGACCTACGGCATCGGAAGCCTCGTCGGCACCTCCTTGTGA
- a CDS encoding aspartate aminotransferase family protein — translation MKPIGTLWHPQTSMPSAVERRLVITSGEGAWVTTEDGQRLLDLPAGLWHANVGHGRRRLAEVAARQLSTLETYHLFGAHANRPALELADRLSDMVPIQDATIFFTSGGSDSIDTACKLARRYWQAVGEPDRKVILSRDGGYHGLHGYGTSIAGLDFNREGYGTESLVPDTRRLPRDDLQRTADLIDEIGPENVAAVVVEPVIGTGGVFPPPPGYLRGLRELTARHGILLVADEVITGFGRTGSWFACERWGIEPDIITMAKGITSGYLPLGAVAFAPRLAEPFFVGADAPTFRHGLTYSGHATACAVAMANLDIIEEEHLVERVEQLEPVLADAVAGVATSPLVKDARSVGLMAGIQLDPTVDGDALVRAVRDDGVLTRLITDNTLHVSPPFVVTEQELRDALGAVTNRLAELERSA, via the coding sequence GTGAAGCCCATCGGCACCCTGTGGCACCCGCAGACGTCCATGCCCAGCGCCGTGGAGCGCCGGCTCGTGATCACCTCCGGTGAGGGTGCGTGGGTCACCACCGAGGACGGGCAGCGCCTGCTCGACCTGCCTGCAGGTCTCTGGCACGCCAACGTTGGGCACGGCCGCCGTCGGCTGGCCGAGGTGGCGGCTCGTCAGCTGTCCACCCTGGAGACCTACCACCTGTTCGGGGCACACGCGAACCGCCCCGCACTGGAGCTCGCGGACCGCCTGTCGGACATGGTGCCCATCCAGGACGCCACGATCTTCTTCACCTCCGGCGGCTCGGACTCCATCGACACGGCCTGTAAGCTCGCCCGCCGCTACTGGCAGGCGGTGGGCGAGCCCGACCGGAAGGTCATCCTGAGCAGGGACGGCGGGTACCACGGCCTGCACGGCTACGGCACGAGCATCGCCGGCCTGGACTTCAACCGTGAGGGCTACGGCACCGAGTCCCTCGTCCCCGACACCCGACGCCTGCCTCGCGACGACCTGCAGAGGACCGCGGACCTGATCGACGAGATCGGTCCGGAGAACGTCGCCGCCGTCGTCGTGGAACCGGTCATCGGTACGGGCGGGGTGTTCCCGCCCCCGCCCGGCTACCTCCGCGGGCTGCGGGAGCTGACCGCCCGCCACGGCATCCTGTTGGTGGCCGACGAGGTGATCACCGGCTTCGGGCGCACCGGCTCGTGGTTCGCGTGCGAGCGGTGGGGCATCGAGCCCGACATCATCACCATGGCCAAGGGCATCACGTCGGGGTATCTCCCCCTCGGGGCGGTCGCCTTCGCCCCCCGGCTCGCAGAGCCGTTCTTCGTGGGAGCCGATGCGCCGACGTTCCGCCACGGACTCACCTACTCCGGTCACGCGACGGCCTGCGCGGTGGCGATGGCCAACCTCGACATCATCGAGGAGGAGCACCTGGTGGAGCGGGTCGAGCAGCTCGAGCCGGTCCTCGCGGACGCGGTGGCGGGCGTGGCCACGTCCCCCTTGGTCAAGGACGCGCGATCCGTCGGCCTGATGGCCGGGATCCAGCTGGACCCGACCGTCGACGGGGACGCACTCGTCCGCGCAGTCCGGGACGACGGCGTCCTCACCCGACTGATCACCGACAACACCCTGCACGTGTCGCCGCCGTTCGTGGTGACCGAGCAGGAGCTGCGCGACGCACTGGGGGCGGTCACGAACCGCCTGGCCGAGCTCGAGAGGAGTGCCTGA
- a CDS encoding ABC transporter permease — MFFFLRRLGVLLATLVTVSFLVFLLPYVTPGDPTRKILRARTGDPNLDPAAVDAARIKYGLDKPVLAQYWTWLDNVLHGNLGLSYISRTEVVQMVGSALAVTASLAAVALLIALLVALPLGSLAAVKRGTVTDRAITTVTQGFVAIPEYWMAPVLVLVFALNLAVLPSAGWTNPASMVLPCATLALRPLSYFTQVTRASMVDVLESPHITAARSRGLSFAQSMVRHGLRNAVLPVVTLFSVWLAGLLGGSVVVEVIFAVPGMGRLLYESVTNGDIPVIQAAIVCIVGLTVLITTLTDVLYALINPTVRSSHVAR; from the coding sequence GTGTTCTTCTTCCTGAGACGCCTCGGCGTCCTGCTCGCGACCCTGGTGACGGTGTCGTTCCTGGTCTTCCTGCTTCCCTACGTGACGCCCGGGGACCCCACGCGCAAGATCCTCAGGGCGCGGACGGGCGACCCGAACCTCGACCCGGCCGCCGTCGATGCCGCGCGGATCAAGTACGGCCTGGACAAGCCGGTGCTGGCCCAGTACTGGACGTGGCTCGACAACGTCCTCCACGGCAACCTCGGTCTCTCCTACATCAGTCGCACCGAGGTGGTGCAGATGGTCGGCAGCGCCCTGGCGGTGACGGCCAGCCTTGCGGCGGTGGCACTGCTCATCGCGCTGCTGGTCGCGCTGCCACTGGGGTCCTTGGCGGCAGTCAAGCGGGGAACCGTCACCGACCGCGCCATCACCACCGTCACGCAGGGATTCGTGGCGATCCCCGAGTACTGGATGGCGCCGGTGCTCGTCCTGGTCTTCGCGCTCAACCTGGCGGTGCTGCCCTCGGCCGGTTGGACGAACCCTGCCTCGATGGTCCTGCCCTGCGCGACCCTGGCGCTGCGGCCGTTGAGCTACTTCACGCAGGTCACCCGCGCGTCGATGGTTGACGTGCTCGAGTCACCCCACATCACAGCGGCACGGAGCCGGGGCCTCAGCTTCGCCCAGTCCATGGTGAGGCACGGGCTCCGGAACGCCGTGCTGCCGGTCGTGACTCTCTTCTCGGTGTGGCTGGCTGGTCTGCTCGGCGGGTCCGTGGTCGTCGAGGTCATCTTCGCCGTTCCCGGTATGGGGCGGCTGCTCTACGAGTCCGTGACCAACGGCGACATCCCGGTCATCCAGGCGGCCATCGTCTGCATCGTGGGGCTGACAGTGCTGATCACCACCCTCACCGACGTGCTCTACGCGCTCATCAACCCGACGGTGAGGTCCTCGCATGTCGCTCGTTGA
- a CDS encoding FAD-binding oxidoreductase, producing MKLRSYWLDTAEPAGDFRRRELPSRADVAVIGAGLTGLSTALHLARSGAEVVLLEANTVGWGASGRNGGMATTGLAISYPKAVKRYGHREAARMFTAYNDAIDTVEKVVQDEGIDCDFARTGKLTLACKPSHYEHFETSARLLHQDLGHAVELVPRSAIRSEIGSDHYHGAMVDPMAAGAHVGKLCAGLARAGDARGVSIHESCEVSELRRIGGRVHDVQTSQGVVRADQVVVATSGYTGSVTPWLRRRVVPIGSFIIVTEPLSQEVVDELLPHRRMASDSNNLLYYFRITPDNRLLFGGRARFAMSSQESDVKSGRILQRGMTKVFPQLRGTRIDYCWGGLVDMTLDQMVHAGERDGVLYSVGYSGHGVQMATHMGKVLAEMVAGDSSSNTWRNLSFPAVPGHFGPPWFLPPAGAYYKVLDAVK from the coding sequence ATGAAGCTGCGCTCGTACTGGCTCGACACCGCTGAGCCCGCCGGCGACTTCCGCCGCCGGGAGCTGCCCTCCAGGGCAGACGTGGCGGTGATTGGGGCCGGCCTCACCGGTCTGTCGACCGCACTGCACCTGGCCCGGTCGGGAGCCGAGGTGGTGCTGCTCGAGGCGAACACGGTCGGATGGGGCGCGTCCGGGCGCAACGGCGGCATGGCCACCACTGGTCTGGCGATCTCCTACCCCAAGGCCGTGAAGCGTTACGGCCATCGGGAAGCCGCCCGCATGTTCACGGCATACAACGACGCCATCGACACCGTCGAGAAGGTGGTCCAGGACGAGGGGATCGACTGCGACTTCGCCCGCACCGGCAAGCTGACCCTCGCGTGCAAGCCGTCGCACTACGAGCACTTCGAGACCTCGGCCAGACTCCTGCACCAGGACCTGGGCCACGCGGTGGAGCTCGTCCCGCGCTCGGCGATCCGCAGCGAGATCGGCAGCGACCACTACCACGGCGCCATGGTGGACCCGATGGCTGCCGGGGCCCACGTCGGCAAGCTCTGCGCAGGCCTGGCCCGGGCGGGCGACGCGAGGGGTGTGTCGATCCACGAGAGCTGCGAGGTGAGCGAGCTGCGTCGGATAGGCGGCCGGGTCCATGACGTGCAGACCTCCCAGGGCGTCGTGCGGGCCGACCAGGTGGTCGTCGCCACGAGCGGGTACACCGGTTCGGTGACTCCATGGCTGCGGCGACGGGTCGTGCCGATCGGCAGCTTCATCATCGTCACCGAGCCGCTGAGCCAGGAGGTGGTGGACGAGCTCCTCCCGCACCGTCGCATGGCGTCCGACAGCAACAACCTCCTCTACTACTTCCGCATCACGCCGGACAACCGCCTGCTCTTCGGCGGTCGTGCCCGCTTCGCCATGTCAAGCCAGGAGTCCGACGTCAAGAGCGGTCGGATCCTGCAGCGGGGCATGACCAAGGTCTTTCCCCAGCTGCGGGGCACCCGCATCGACTACTGCTGGGGCGGCCTCGTGGACATGACCCTCGACCAGATGGTGCATGCCGGCGAACGTGACGGGGTCCTGTACTCCGTGGGGTACAGCGGTCATGGTGTGCAGATGGCTACGCACATGGGGAAGGTCCTCGCCGAGATGGTCGCCGGAGACTCGTCCTCGAACACCTGGCGCAACCTGTCGTTCCCGGCGGTGCCGGGTCACTTCGGGCCGCCCTGGTTCCTGCCGCCTGCCGGCGCCTACTACAAGGTGCTCGACGCTGTGAAGTGA